The Gorilla gorilla gorilla isolate KB3781 chromosome 23, NHGRI_mGorGor1-v2.1_pri, whole genome shotgun sequence genomic interval cagtactttgggaggccgaggcgggcagatcacgaggtcaggagttcgagaccagcctggccaacatagtgaaactccgtctctgctaaaaaccaaaaaattagccaggtgtggtggcatgcacctgtagtcccagctacttgggaggctgaggcaggagaatcgcttgaacccaggaggcggaggttgcagtgagccgagacctcgccattgcactccagtctggggcaCAGatcgagacttcgtctcaaaaaaagaaggaaaaggaagggatgGCATGAGGCACATGGACACTGTGGCCCAGCAGAGGGGCTGCGAGAGGCCCTAGGCAGGAGTGAACGTGGAGAAGGGTGGCGGGTGTGAATGATGATGGGGAAAGCAGCAGGTGAGGTCCCGGGGGTAGCGGTGGGACAGGATGAAGAGGCATTTGTGCCATGGTAAGAAATCACTGCTTTTGCTCTGACTCAGACATCACTGGAGGGCTTTCATCAGAGAACAGACCACGTGATCTGCCAATGAGTGAGCAGAGCAGGTGGGAGAGAaaagggcagaggcagggaggccaTGAAGTGTGGCTGTAACAGCTCAGGTGGGGCCAGGGGCCTAGCTGGGGTGGGGCGTGGTGGGTAGCAGAGCTCACTTGGGAAATTAAGAGGAGCTCAGCAGGACGCCAGGCCCTCGGCCTAGACAAGCAGAGGAGGGAGCTGCCGCAGCCACCTAAGCTGGGGAAGACAGTTAAGCAGGAGGTGTGGACTGCGCTCAGTGTCTGGTCGTGGACACAGCAACACTTACACCGAGGGAATGAGCACAGCTCCTCAGCACTCAGCCACTCAGCCTGCAAGACACCGGCTCTCCTGTTTCATAGCCACTCTCTCAACCTCCTTTGCTCCCTGACCTCTAAACACCTCTGAGGCATCCAAGCAAAGGTGTCAAGAAATCAgctgagggccgggcgcggtagctcatgcctgtaatcccagcacttcaggaggtcaggcaggtggatcacctgaggccaggagtttgagaccagcctggctaacagtgaaaccccatttctactaaaaatacaaaaaattagctgggtgtggtggcacgtgcctgtaatgccagctactcaggaggctgaggcaggagaatcgctcgaacccgggaggtggaggttgcagtgagccaagatcacgccattgcactccagcttggtaaacaagagcaaaactcccgtctcaaaaaaaaaaaaaaaagaaagaaatcagttaggccgggagcagtggctcacgcctgtaatcccagcgctttgaggggccaaggagggtggatcacttgaggtcaggagtttgagaccagcctggccaacatggcgaaaccccgtctctaccaaaaatacaaaaattagctagccaggcgtggtggcgggcacctgtaatcccagctactcgggaggctgaggcacaaaaattgcttgaacctggaggtggaggctgcagtgagccgagatcatgccactgcactccagcctgggtgacagagtgagactccatctcaaaaaaaaaaagagtagtcaGGTGGAGAGAGCCAAGAGGGCTTTAAGAATGAGGGAAGGAGgccgggcgtggaggctcacgcctgtaatgccggcactttgggacaccaaggcaggcagatcatttgaggccaagagttttagacaagcccggccaacatggtgaaaccctgtctctaccaaaaaaaaaaaaaaattagccaggcgtggtggcatgtgcctctagtgccaggtactcaggaggctgaggtggaattgcttgaacccgggaggttcaagtgagccatgatcgtgccactgcactccaacctgggtgacagagcaagactccgtctctaaaaaataaaaaaagaacaagggagGGAGGCATCAGCTATGTCAAACACAAACAGCTACTGGAGTAAAATGAGGACAAGAACTGACTGGGGGATTTGCAGATGCTGAGGCCATGGGTGACACagacaaatgaagaaatgaagttgGTTACTCCTAGAGGAAGGGATGCAAGAAGCGGCATGTTTTCTAGAATCACTGCAGGAAGAGCTGCTTCCTTTAGAACAAACCAGTAACAAGATCCCTCTTCTTTTCCACACCAGGGAAGTTGCTAAGTATATGCCAAAGCCAGGCATACTCATTCCTAGACAGCCTCAGGCTTCACAGCCCAGAATGGGTGTGGACTTGGGGGCGGGAGGTAGGAAAGGAGATGTGGGCACCTCGTGGAGCTGAAATGCCACCCATCTCCCAGCCCCTGGGCCGCCACACCACTCACTCCTTCTCCTTTCCCCACAGGACTTTTAGTGCACTCCAGACAGAGCTTCACAAGAGACAGCATCATGaacatttattatgattattttattaaaaaaaaaagccccacatCTCCGGGCAATAAACTACAATACAGTAAAAAGTAGCATCTGGTGTTAAGACACTCTGCCGACAGGCTGCATGCCTTCAGTGCCGGCAAAGGCTCTGCACAGACGTCCACAGTATTTCACACTGCCTCCCCCATTTCAGAAGTCCCTACTGAAATGAGAAGGACACTGAGGCACACAGGGGAAGAGAATGGCCTGAGGTTAGACTGCCAGGAAAGGCACATGGGAACTGGGCCCAGAAAATTCCAACCATTCCATACAAAATGCTACCCAGCAGGGAAAAAGAGTCACTGTCTTCTTCCAAGTGACCAGTAATGCTACACTCATGGGGCAGCAAGAAGGGTGGCAAGGGAACCAAGCCCTGACCTGAGCCCAGTGATCAGGCCAGAGTCCAGCCAATGGGACTCGCCCACAGGTCCAGGCTCACCCCCTCACCTCCACCGCACTGCCCTCACTCCAAAGCCCAGCCCTCCTTGCGGAAGACCAGCTGCACAGCCTCATTCACGTCATTCACCACGTGGGAGGCCTCCATGAGCCCTGGACTGAAGCATAAGTCTCGGTGCCCGTGGAATGGAGGCTCCCCTCCTCCAAGGACAGGCTCCGTGGACCGTGGGTTCCTGGGATTGTAAATGCCTGTACACACCAGGATGGAGATGCAGCTCTGGCTTGCTGAGGGCTGTTGCTGCCGTGGGCCCCCGGCCCCTAGTTCTGGCGCCCCATCATGCGTTGCCTTCTGCAGGTACTGGTGGAACAGGTTGGCGCCGTATACGTCAGACATAGGGTTATCACTGGCAGGGGCAGCCACAtcggaaaaggaaaaaggagaaaaaacccTAAATCGATATTGCAAAGCAAAGGGAGCAGAGAAGAGTTTCGGGGCAGAAGAGTGAATTAGATAAAGGGAAATGGGGGTGAGagtagagaaggagggagggaaggggatgtCATAAAAGGGACAAAGGAGGGAGAGCAGAGCCTACCCCACAGCATAGAGCTTCCGGATGGGGGCGGCCCAGCCCCGCCTCTCCGCCTGTCGCCTGATCAGGTCGTCGGCATACTGGTAAGTGAGGATGCTGGGTTTGCCCATCAGGCCCTCGTATCTCAGCTTCTTGCCCGTCACTTTCTGGTAAATGGTTTCCAGGCATAGCAGAAAGGTGCCATGTCCAAACCTGCCAGAAACGAGCACGCAGCAGTTCAGTCTTCCTGATCTCCAGGCTCTTCTACAGAACACGACTGCCACTGTCTAAGCAGCAAACACACAGACCAGCCTTTTCCCCAGGGTAAGAGCTGACATGTAGCAGACACTGTGCAGGCACTGGAGGCAGCATTTCACATTTCCCTCTCAGAAAAACTCTATGAGATGAcactatttgtaaaatgaggaaaccaaggcacagcaagattaagtaacttgttcaagagggcagagctaggattacaactcagtctgactccagagcttaAATCCTGCTGTAGAGCTGAGGCAGACTACGGTTGCGCTTCTCCCCTTCTTTGCTGGTGTCCATTTTCAGCTGACCATATTGCCACTAGGTGTGAAAAAGACCTTCCCTTGCCTCCCTTCCAGCGAGGCGTGGCCATGTGACTAAGCTACAGTCAAGGAAAGCAGAAATGCTGGGCTAAATTTTCAATAAGCATCCTTAAAATTGGGGACAGgcagctaggcgcagtggctcatgcctgtaatctcagcactttgggaggccaaggcaggtggatcacctgaggtcaggagttcaagaccagtctggccaacatggtgaaaccctgtctctactaaaaatgcaaaaattagctgggtgtggtggcacatgcctgtagtcccagctacttggggggctgaggcaggagaatcacttgaacccaggaggcggaggttgcagtgggccaagattgcaccactgcattccagcctgggcaaaagagcgagactccgtctaaaacaaacaaacaaacaaaaaaaacaaaaaacaaacaaacaaactggggACAGGGTATTCTTCTCTGCCCTCTCTGCCCTCCCCAACTCCTTCTTGACACCTGGAATGCTGATATGATGGCTGGCGCTtgggtacaatctcagctcactgcaacctccaaccccccgggttcaagggattctcctgcctcagcctccaaatagctgggattacaggcacccgccaccatgcccggctaatttttatatttttagtagagacggggttttgccatgttggccaggctgataacctcaggtgacccacccacctcggcctcccgaagtgttgggattacaagcatgagccaccacattttTCAGTGTCATTTATGTaaagaattctatttttaattcgaAAAGTTCATCTAAAATCTGGTTTGTAAATTGAAATCTGCCCCTTGCTTTTCAGTTCACTGACATAACCAACCAAGCCCACTGATCTAGTGTCAGCATACCCGCCTCTAGGAATAATACTTCAGAGACAATGCCAAGCCTCGAGCCACAGACATACACTTTAAAAGTGACAAGAGCATACCATACCCCGTCTCTCTGGGACTACTGAGACGGGCCCTGAGGCAGTACTGGGCCGTGCCCACCCTCTGCTGACGAGCACTGTTGACTGGGGGTCAACAGCAGGCTGAGACTCAAGAGACTGGCCATGCAGATAACAGCAACCGAACAGTACACAGCAGCTGTCAGCTGGCCTTCAAGTAAGCACCCTGAGGGCCAAAAAAGGGCTGCCTCTATCTGTGCTAGCCCCAGAATAAGACAGGACAGATGATACCAACACAGCTGAGCAGGGAGTGTAGGCACCTGCATGCCCCTGAGAAAGCCACTTATCTGCTGGGTCTCAGTTCTCTGGTCTATATGACTATCAGAACAATCCTTGGccggcatgatggtgcatgcctgtaatcccagcacttttggaggctgaggcaggagggtcacttgaggccaggagttcaaggctgcagtgagctatgactgcaccactgcactccagcctggatgagacagtgagacactgtccccgcaaaaaaacagaacaaacaaacaaaaaaacgacaAATCCTTGCTTCCTCCTGCCTTATGTCTTAAGGGTAAAAGGAAACCAGAAAGTCAAAGAACCAATGCTACAGGGTGGAACCAAGGAAGGAAGAGCAACTGAATAATGTGCACAGATACGGTACAAAAAGTGCCCATGGTTTGGGATCCACCAGAGACGAAAAGCATGCTCTGTAAAGATTATAGGGGGCAGGGGTCACGTGTGAAACATCCTCTCAATACATCCTCAGACTCCATAATCTGTAGTTTAGGTTTAGTAACTAATATGTGGAGTGGTCCTTGAAAGCCCTTCCAAAGGCCAGGTTACTGCAGCAACAACAGGGCCTACCTAAGTTAGGTCCCAGCACCTGGGGTGTCAGGATGGACGGGAACTGCCTGCAGGACTGCCCAGGCAGCAGCCAGGAGTAGACCACCAGGCCAAGGCTGGGAGCTTTGTGTCCTCACCTGGGCATCTTGGCTTCAGCCATCCACAGGAGATCCATGTTGCTGGCAAGGACAGggaggtgggggtaggggggtgtTGCCAGGCCAGCCCCAGGGCTCCCATTGCTGAGGAGGACATCCATGATCAGCTGCAGGCTGGTCTCCCAGCGGACCGGCTCCCCTAGGAGGAGCACCCCTTTAAAGAACAGAGGCGCAGGTGAGGGCTGCAGGGCAGATGGCAGGCAGCAGGCCCTCAGGATGCCAGCTAGGGCTACCCA includes:
- the HDHD5 gene encoding haloacid dehalogenase-like hydrolase domain-containing 5 isoform X1, which translates into the protein MPRAPTADWLAADGLAGGGAARYARAHGDGRMAAWGWVAALGAARGLCWRAARAAAGLQGRPARRCYAVGPAQSPPTFGFLLDIDGVLVRGHRVIPAALKAFRRLVNSQGQLRVPVVFVTNAGNILQHSKAQELSALLGCEVDADQVILSHSPMKLFSEYHEKRMLVSGQGPVVENAQGLGFRNVVTVDELRMAFPLLDMVDLERRLKTTPLPRNDFPCIEGVLLLGEPVRWETSLQLIMDVLLSNGSPGAGLATPPYPHLPVLASNMDLLWMAEAKMPRFGHGTFLLCLETIYQKVTGKKLRYEGLMGKPSILTYQYADDLIRRQAERRGWAAPIRKLYAVGDNPMSDVYGANLFHQYLQKATHDGAPELGAGGPRQQQPSASQSCISILVCTGIYNPRNPRSTEPVLGGGEPPFHGHRDLCFSPGLMEASHVVNDVNEAVQLVFRKEGWALE
- the HDHD5 gene encoding haloacid dehalogenase-like hydrolase domain-containing 5 isoform X2, coding for MAAWGWVAALGAARGLCWRAARAAAGLQGRPARRCYAVGPAQVDADQVILSHSPMKLFSEYHEKRMLVSGQGPVVENAQGLGFRNVVTVDELRMAFPLLDMVDLERRLKTTPLPRNDFPCIEGVLLLGEPVRWETSLQLIMDVLLSNGSPGAGLATPPYPHLPVLASNMDLLWMAEAKMPRFGHGTFLLCLETIYQKVTGKKLRYEGLMGKPSILTYQYADDLIRRQAERRGWAAPIRKLYAVGDNPMSDVYGANLFHQYLQKATHDGAPELGAGGPRQQQPSASQSCISILVCTGIYNPRNPRSTEPVLGGGEPPFHGHRDLCFSPGLMEASHVVNDVNEAVQLVFRKEGWALE